The genomic stretch GCCGACCGTCGGGTGATTGGTTCTTCGGGCTGTCCCATCCGACCATCTCAAGTCTGATTCAGAGCTTCCCGGCATCGAAGAAGTGCGTTAACTATCGGGGCATCCGGAAGGAGAACTTCGCCAACATGGACAAGGAGAACGATCCATCGCTTAACTATGAAGCGCTGCAGAGACATATCGCCATTTCGGCCTACCATACGGTGCCGGAGATCAAGGAGGAACCACCGGATGAACTACTGGATCATTCGGACGGGAATTCGTTCAGCTTGTCCTAGAATAGGAGCGGCAGGTGGTTGCGTTTTAGGAAATACAAGTAAGCGGTAGTGGAATGTGTGTTTATGAACCtgaataacaaaaattgaatgTATTTTTATGTACGCGCTGAAACTTTGTGGTTTTGTATTTGTTGATTAGAAACCGAAATTCCACCGGTTCGAACTTGATTGTGCCTTTCCCATCAAATTTGCTCAGCGACTTTTGCATCACGATACCAGGCGTTGTCGTGCAGAATGATAACTTGAGAGGTTTTTCTTTTTATGGCCAACACAACAACCTTTCATATAATCTCGTGGAAATCTTGTTTAATGTTCCCTTactagagagaaaaaaaagcagTCTGATCGTTTACCTtccttcataaaaaaatctaagTGCGCCACTATACGGATTTTACACTATACCTATTATATTTATGTGCAGCGGCTTGAATCTGTTGAGGGCGACCGAAACATTCCAACTCCAGAAACAATCTCTtgcgaaaaaaacacaaaaccgAAACTGAGCACCATTCAACGtttctattcaaaaattttGTCCATTTAAATCGCTTGGATTGTTTGTGTTATGATTATTTGTTATGCGCCTAACTGGTACATATATTCTTATTTCATAATCGTTGATCACTTGTGTTGCGATTTGCATCGCGGCTGTTTGATTTTATCATCTTGGCGTCTATCTATATCCTAAGGAGGCTTTACCAAAGCACCTATCGCCTGAAATTACGATTCAGCAGGGCTTGCTGCTGTTGCAGCtgcagttgttgttgttgctgctgatgGGATAATGTCGAACCTACCCCCGTCGAGGGCGTTGGTGATGTGTGGCGGTGCtggcggtggtgatgatggTGCTGTCGATTTTTTTGCTGCTGACTGAGTTGAAAGTTAAGCGATGGGGTTGGTGTGCTGCTTGAGAGCGGTGGAGTCATACCGCGGCCCATCATGACAGGTGTGCCGGGACTGCCACTGATCGGTGTTGAGAGAGCCGCCTTACCCAGCTTGGTACGACTACTGAACAGCGCATTGGTGACGGCTACCACCAGTGAAAACAGTTTCAGAGGAGTTTCACTAAAAGAGTAGATTGCTAGAGTTTGATTCTAACAGTACGGTTAATTATACTCACCATACTGACACTTTTGGTGTAGCCTCATTAGCGCTTAGGATGAACAATGGGAACAGCACAGAAAACACGCAACCGCTAATGACAAGCGAATTGGGTAGCTCTGAGATAATAGCCAGAGGTAACCCAAAGCCAATAAAGAACGGCCAGTTAGTTTCGATGTAAGTCAGTCGTTTGTGCAATTCCCAACCCATATTGAACCATTTGTACTCGAAGGCATACAACGAGCAGAGCAGACTCATGTGTACTATGTACAAAATCAAGCACACGATCCGCGGCACCGGACTTGGCAGATACTTGATGACGGTACTTTGCAGTAAAAACAGCAACTGAATGAGCAAACTGATCAGAGTATCGGCAATTAGTTTACTGATGCTGGAAATCAACTGTGGTCGGCCCTTACGAATTTTGTACGCGGAATCGGCAATATCCTGGAACCACAGGCTGTTTACAATTTTACTTAGCAGAAAAAGAGGAGCTACCCAGAAGCTGTGAAACAGCAGCGTAAGCGACGGCTTCATCCAAACCCATACAGTGGCAACGGTTCCGGAGTTCGAGAATAGAAAGGATAACAGGAAGTCTAATCCCGGTAAAACGCCGTATTCGAACAGATAAATGCTCAGCATGAAGACTCCACCGTTTAGCAAGCAGCATTGGAGCACTCGGGTCATTACCTTAGATTCActgtgaaatagaaaaaaacaggACGGGTTATGAAGGGCACACTATGCTGTGTGCTATTATTTTCATCGATGTACAAGTATATCCGAGTGCATAAAAACAAAGCGCACCTTTTCGAAGGTTTGAAGCAGTGTGAGCTTGAACCGATAAAACTTGAACAAGAACACACGTTCGATCGATATACTCTAATAACTACGACCTCGTAGAAATATTCACTAGAACATAGGCAAATCATCGTACAGCTTTTGTAGATTTAAAATAGCTTTTCTGAGCGAGGAAATAGTTGACAAGACAGGTAGTCACTTCTTAAAATCTTTTGTAATACACACTAAAACTGCTATTCAATAGCATCGTCTAAAATGTGTGTCTTATTAAGATGCgacgcaaaaaaatgaaaatacgtactccTTTCGTTTGACGTTGTCTTTGCTGATGGTCTCCGACCGAGCAGGAGCTGCTGATTGATACGACTGAGCCGTTGCTGATGGCGTGGACAAGCTCTCCTTGGTGGCCCGACTGCCCAGTGCCGTAGGGTCCAGACGGCTCACATTCGGCGGCAACGTCTTGCGATTTGCTTCCTTATCTAGGTAGAAAACTACGAATATGCCCTTAATACTATCGTACGCTCCTTGAAATATTGCCT from Wyeomyia smithii strain HCP4-BCI-WySm-NY-G18 chromosome 3, ASM2978416v1, whole genome shotgun sequence encodes the following:
- the LOC129731557 gene encoding etoposide-induced protein 2.4 homolog, with amino-acid sequence MDSFYNIGKAIFQGAYDSIKGIFVVFYLDKEANRKTLPPNVSRLDPTALGSRATKESLSTPSATAQSYQSAAPARSETISKDNVKRKDESKVMTRVLQCCLLNGGVFMLSIYLFEYGVLPGLDFLLSFLFSNSGTVATVWVWMKPSLTLLFHSFWVAPLFLLSKIVNSLWFQDIADSAYKIRKGRPQLISSISKLIADTLISLLIQLLFLLQSTVIKYLPSPVPRIVCLILYIVHMSLLCSLYAFEYKWFNMGWELHKRLTYIETNWPFFIGFGLPLAIISELPNSLVISGCVFSVLFPLFILSANEATPKVSVCETPLKLFSLVVAVTNALFSSRTKLGKAALSTPISGSPGTPVMMGRGMTPPLSSSTPTPSLNFQLSQQQKNRQHHHHHRQHRHTSPTPSTGVGSTLSHQQQQQQLQLQQQQALLNRNFRR